The following nucleotide sequence is from bacterium.
TTGTGGCTGGATACTCGTGACGTTTTTCAGGGAGTGAACCAGGCAATCTCCGGGCAGCCGGCACCGCCGACGGGCTACACGTGCCGCGATTACACGATCGAATTCGATAACGGGACGACGGCGCCGACGCGCTTTTGGGCCTGGCCGGAATTCCGGTATTTCTTACCGCAATCGGGCGGTAAGTTTCAATATTTGGTCACGACTGGTGAATTGATCGAGGCGATGTCCGGCGAAGATCCGCCGCTGGATTCGTGCATCCGGCCCAAACCGCAAGACGAGAGCATGGACGAGCAAATCAACAACTTCTTCCTGGCCGGAAACTATTACGACGATCCGCCGGAAGAACCGGACGACTGGATTTCCGGGTACGTCGTGGAATTCATAACGGACGAGGCGATCGAAGGCGCCGTCGTGGAGGCGGTCAATAACGAAACCGGAGAGTCGTTTGCGACGCCCGTCACCGCGGAAACCGATGCGCAAGGCGATTTCTACCTGTCCGGAATCCCGGATGGTGTGGGAGTCGTCGGAATCAAAGTATCCTATTCCGGACATTTGGATACGTATATATTCCATCGGGAAACGGGAATGAGCGACTTCGCCTATATCTCCGCACCAGTGGATGTCATCGAGGGATTTGCGGATCAGGTCTCGGTCGATCCGGACCTCGTCTACAAGGGCGTCATTTTCGGATACACGATCGCCGTCGACGACACGAGCGACGAACCGATCGGATGCGCCGAGATACGCTTCGAAACGAGCCATCCGGACGTGTACTACGCGGGACTGGACGGTGAAACGCCGGCCCTGACGACGCTACGCGATCCCGGCGACGACGGGCCGCAGACCGGCGAAGGCACGCACCCGGATGTGTCGGGATTTTTCGTGTTCGACGTCGATCCGGGAATGTACCTGGCGTCCGCGTCGATTCCCGGGCACACGATTGACGTGCTCGTCCCCGCCGTTCCCGCCGGATCGTTGGTGGAGGTCGGGATCGAATATCGCGTCGATTCCGTCTCGACGTCCAACCACACGCCGGGCTGGTGCCCCCTCGACACGGACTTGTCGGGAACGATCGTCGATCTCTTCCCGAAAGGACTGCTGGAAGGCGTGACCGTGGAGGCGGTAAGCAACGTCGATGGAAGTTCCTTCGATCCGCAGGTTACCGCCGAGACAGACGCGAACGGGTATTTCGAACTCGAAAATATCCCTGAATCGGCGCGCGAGCGTGTCGCAATCCTGACATCGCTGACCGACTACCTCGACACCTACACGTACCACGTCTCGACGCGGGACGACGGTGGAGAGTTCTACCTCGTGGGCGAAGACGATATGAGCTTGCTGGCGGGCATCCGCGGCGTAACTCCGGACTACGAGAACAAAGGGTTCATGGTCGGTGCCGCGTACTATTTCGACGGGCTGGATTACGAACCCGTTGGATGTGCCGAAGCGATCTTTGACCCGTCGGTCTCGTCGATCCTCTATCTGTACGATGACGGGTACGGCCTCAGTACCGCTCGCGACATCACGTCGGGAGGTCCGTACAATGGCGAAGGCACATGGATCGAGACGCCGGTCTTTGTCGCCTTCAACATGACGCCGGGCGAGTATGACGTCGACGTCGCGGCTGACGGAGGGACGCTCGAGGCAAACTTCCCCGATATTCCTGCCGGCGCCGTCGCGTTGACGATCAAGTATTTCGAAGCCCCCGAATTCGAAGCGAATCCAACCGGGACGTGGTGTACGGAATAGCCGTCGGCCAATTTTCGCGCCCATCGCCGCTTCGGCGGCGATGGGCGTGAGTTTTTCGGTTCCCGGTTTTTAAGTCCGCTCGGGGCCTCGCGCGGCTTTACGGGGGCGGGGTCGCGTGCTAAGTTCCGCCCGCCTTTGACCCCCATGGAAAACGACTCCGCGCCCACCGGCATCACCCCGATTTACGCGCCGCAATCCGGTCGTCCGATGCGCGTCGCGGCGTTCATGTCCGGCACGGGCACGAACCTCATCAAGATCCTCGAATACCAGCAGCTTCTCGCGGCGCGCGAGGGCGAGGCGCCGTATGCGGTGACGCTCATCGTGACGGATCGCCGCGCCAGTCGCGCCGACGAAATCGGCAAGCGCTACGGCATCCCGGCCGTCATCAACGACATCGCCGAGTTCTATGCCGCGCGCGGCAAGACGGACCGCAAGGACCTGTCGCTGCGCCCGGATTTCGACCGCGCGACGCTCGCGGCGATATCGGATTTTCCGATCGACGTCGTCGCGCTGGCCGGCTACATGAGCATCGTGACCGCGCCGCTTTTGACGGACTTTCCCGGCCGCATGCTGAACGTGCATCCGGGGGACTTGCGCGTCCGCGACGCGGGACACCGGCGCTACACCGGCGCCAACGCCGTCGCCCGCGCCATCCGCGCGGGCGAGCGTTTTTTGCGGTCGTCGGTGCACCTGGTGCGCGAGCGCGTGGACTACGGCGAGCTGCTCATGCTCTCGCGGCCGATGCGCGTGGATCTGCCCGAGGGCGTGACGCCCCTGATACTCGCCCAGCCGGAAAAAAAGGAACTGCTGCGCGAGATCGCCGACGAGAATCAGGACATGTTGAAACGTGTGGGCGACTGGGTGATCTATCCGAAAACGCTCGAGCTCGTCGCCCGCGGGCGATTCGCGTTCGACCGAAACGGACAGCTTCTTTTCGACGGGCGGCCGATCCCCGAGGGCGTGGCCCTCGAGCAGGACGCCGACGCCGATCGCCTCTGATCCGGAGAATCGACATGCCCGGCAATATCGTTGACCGCATCGATGATCGTGTTCCGGTACGCACCGCGTTGATTTCCGTGTTTGACAAGACCGGCCTTGACGATCTGATCGCCGGGCTTGTCGCCGCGTGTCCGGACGTGCGCATTCTCTCGACCGGCGGCACGCATGCTTTCATCGCGAGGGCGCTTGGCGACGGCGCGGCGGCGCGGCTTTCGCAGGTCAGCGATTACACCGGCCAGCCCGAGACACAGGGGGGCCTCGTCAAGACGCTCGATTTCAGGATCTACCTCGGCTTGTTGACGGAGACCTACAACGATGCGCACCAGGCCGACATCGCGCGCACGGGCGCGTCGCCGATCGATCTCGCGGTGGTGAACCTCTATCCGTTCGGGGACGTGATCGCGCGCGACGGAACGACGGTGGAGGAGGCGCGCGCGAACATCGACATCGGCGGGCCGTGCATGATCCGCGCGTCGGCCAAGAATTACCTGCGCGTCGCGAGCGTCACCAGCGCGGCGGACTACGGCGGGCTGCTTTCGCACCTTGCCGAAAACGGCGGCGCGACGCGCGCGGCGTATCGATTCGAACTGGCGAAAAAGGCTTTTGCCTACACCGCCGCTTACGACACGCGCATCGCCTCGTATTTGTTCAAGCACGAGGGACCCGACGTCGCCGGCATCTACACGTTCGAGGATTAGCATGACCGATCTGAAAAAGGCGTACCGCGAGATCCTGGGCGATCACTTTCCCGACAAGCTGCGCGTCGTGTATGGCGAGGGCGCCGGCGAGCAAACGCTTTTTTACGAAAAGGCGGGCTGGGAGATCGACGGAGAAATGCGCGGGCTGCGCTATGGGGAAAACCCCGGGCAGGAAGCGGCGATGTATCGCCTCGTCAACGGGCAGCTCGCGCTTGGCGAGGTGACCTCCATCGCGCCCGGCCGGCACCTGGCCTCGGACGTCGAACTTCTGCAATCCGGAAAGCACCCCGGAAAGATCAATCTGACCGACGCGGACAACGCGCTCGCGATATTGCGCTGGTTCGCCGACAGGCCGGCGTGCGTGATTTTGAAACACAACAACCCGTGCGGCGCGGCGATCGGCACGTCGCTCGCCGACGCGTACGTGAAGGCCGACATGGCCGACCGCGTCGCGGCGTTCGGCGGATGCATCGGCCTGACGCGCCCGGTTGACAAGGAGACCGCGCAGGAGATCGCCAGGCGTTACGCGGAGGTGGTCGTCGCGCCGGAATACGAGGACGGCGCGTTCGAGATCCTCGCGGCGCGCAAGAATTTGCGCATCATGCGCATCGGGCGCATGGACCGGCTCGCGGAATTCGCGACGCAGCGGTTTGTCGATTTCAAGAGCCTCATCGACGGCGGGCTGATTTTGCAGTGGTCGCACGCGCCGGCGATCCGCACGACGGAACAGCTTCAGCCCGCGGCGACCGAGCACAAGGGCACGAAACACGCGATCAAGCGCGAGCCGACCACGAAGGAAAAGGACGACATGCTCTTCGGCTGGCTGCTCGAAACCGGCATCACGTCAAACTCGGTCGTGTACGTGAAGGATCTCGTGACCGTCGGAATCGGAACGGGCGAGCAGGACCGCGTGGGCGTCGCCGAGATCGCGCGCGACAAGGCGTATCGCAAACTCGCCGATCGCATCTGCTTTCAGCGCCTCGGTATGTCGTTTTACGAATTGCAGGCCAGGGATCCGGAGCGTGCGCGGCAGATTCAGTCCGACGCGGCGGAATTGCGCGGCGGGATCGACGGCGCGGCGATGATCTCCGACGGGTTTTTCCCGTTCCGCGACGGCGTCGACGTGGGCCTTTCCGAGGGCGTTCGCGCCGTGATCCAGCCCGGCGGATCGGTGAACGATTATCAGGTCATCGAGGCGTGCAACGAGGTCGGCGCGACGATGGTTTTCACCGGCGAGCGCCTGTTCAAGCACTAGGCGAAACGCGCCGCGGCCGCCCGGGAACCACGGCTCAGAGGTCAGGCCCAGCCCCAAAAGGCGGTCCTTGTCGGAAAAATCGGCGAAATGTGGCCGATTCGATTGAAAAATCATGTATTAACGTGTTATAAACTTGCGCGTTCGGCGGTTGGGATTTGACCGCCGGAAAGGCGGATTTTTGGAACTTGAACGCGCTTTAGAAAGTCAGGGCGAGGAGCCGCGGCCGGTGATCGTTCCGCGTGGCCGTCATTCGATTTCCCGGCGGGACATCGATGAGGACGCGCTGAAGGTCATGTACCGCCTTCGCAAGCACGGCTACCTCGCTTATCTCGTCGGCGGCGGCGTGCGCGACATCCTGCTTGAACGCCGGCCCAAGGACTTCGATATCGCCACGGACGCGCGGCCCGAGGAGGTGCGCGCGATCTTTCGCAACTCGCGGCTGATCGGCCGGCGTTTTCAGCTTGTCCACGTCTTTTTTTTCGGCGGCAAGATCATCGAGGTTTCGACGTTTCGCAGGTCCGTTCCCTTCGCGGACGACGAGGATCCGTGCCCCGAGAGCGAGCAGAAAAAACGCCAACTGCCCTCGACGGAAAATACATTCGGATCGGCGTATGAAGACGCGATGCGCCGCGACATCACGATCAACGCGCTTTTTTATAATATCGAAGATTTTTCCATTATCGATTACGTGGGCGGCATGGACGATCTGCGCGCGGGCGTCATCCGCGCGGTCGGCTGCCCGCACCGCAGCTTCGGCGAGGACCCCGTCCGGATGTTGCGCGTCATCCGCCATGCCGCGCGCACGGGTTTTGAGATCGACGCCAACACGCGCGACGCCATCGCGATGCATCGCGAAAAGATCTGCCGTTGCGCCGCCGCGCGCGTGCGCGAGGAATTTCTGCGTGAGTTGCGCGGGGGCGTGTCGCGCCGCAGCTTCGAACTGATGATGGAAACGGGCTTTCTCGCGCACCTGTTCCCGGCGTACGCGCCGATCCTCTCCGGACCCGACGGCGCCGAGACCACCGATTACCTGCTTTCCAATCTCCAGGGGATCGACCGGCTTGTAGCCGCGGGCGAAAACCTGCCCGACCCGATGCTCGTGTCCGCTTTGGTCGCGCCCTTTGTGGTGCACCATCACGTGATGGAACGCGCCGAGGGCGTCAAGCGCCTCGCGTCGTTCGTGCACGACGATGTGCGCGAGACGATCCGCCCGATCATCCGCGATTTCGGACTTTCCCGCGGCCATGCCGAGGCGATCTGCCAGAACATCACCGGCAAGATGCTGCTGACGCACTACGCCGACCTGGACAGGGAAATCCCGCGTTCGCTTTGGGCCAAGAGCTACTTTCTCGACGGTTTCACGCTTTATCGCATCGAAGCCGAAGGGCGTGACCAGCCGATCGGGCCGCGCGTCGCCCAGGCGGCGGCAAAGGCGGAAGAGCGCCTGCGTCAATCGCGTCTTGCCAACGGGCACGCAGACGACGATCCCGGCGAGCGGCCAAAACGATCCCGCTCGCGCGGCGGGCGCGGACGGCGCCGCCGCCGGCCGCCGGCCTCGACGGACGCGGCGTCCTGATTTTGCAGTCGGCAGGGTATCCGCGGGTGACGCCGATGACGCGGATTTTCTGAAGGTTTTTTCGATTGGGCGCGCGATCTTGTCCATTTGGCCGATCGTGCCCATATTGTCCATCGGGTTCCATTCACGCATGAGCAAAAAGCCCAACGATCGCCTGACCATCCTGATCCTCCCGCAGGGCGAGGGTGCGCCCCGGCGTCTTGAGATCCGGCGTTCGACGATCACGCGCGTGGCGATGGCCGCGGGTCTTGCGGCGCTCGGTTTCGGCGTCGGCGTGCTGGATTACGTCAGTGCGCGCATGGAGCTGGCTGTCGCCGAGCGCCAGACGGGCGATCTGAAAAAGCAGGTGCGCCGCGAGCGCCAGGGCGTGGAAGAGCGCCAGCGCCAACTCGCCGTACTGCGTGACGAGGTCATGAAACTGCGCCGCGCCGTCACCGCGACGGCCGGCCTCGAGCGAGACATCCGCCGCGAGCAGGGCATCGCCGCTTACGGCGAGCCGCTGATCGCCACCGGCGGCGTGGACGCGAAACTCCCGCTTGACGACAGCTTCGAGACGCACGACATCGTGCGGATGCGACAGGCGATGGCGGCGATCGCCCGGGACAGCGAGGAAAATTTCGCGGGCCTGACGAAGCTTCGCCGCTATTTCCGGAGCCGGCGCGGTGAGATTGCTGATCGCCCGTCGATGTGGCCGGTGCGCGGATGGGTGACCAGCGAGTTCGGCGTGCGCTCCAGCCCGTTCACGGGCGAGATCGGAATGCACGAAGGGCTCGATATCGCCGCGCCGATCGGCACCGTCATCAATGCACCGGCCGCCGGACGCGCGATTTTCGTCGGCCATCATCCGGGATTCGGCAACTACATCGTCGTCGATCACGGCGGCGGCGTCACGACGCATTACGGGCATCTGGCGCAGACGCTGGCGACCGAAGGCGCGCCCGTCGAGCGCGGCACGCCGCTTGGCCTTGTCGGAAGCACGGGCCGGTCCACGGGCCCGCACCTGCACTACGAGGTGCGCGTCATGGATATCCCCGTCAACCCGCACGGATACCTGCCGGCGTACCTCGCCGAAATCGCGCCCGCGAGTCCGCAAGGCCCGTAGCCGTCCGTCGCGGATCGCGGCGCGCACTCCGTTCGACAACCCAAAACCCGACGCGACCTCAACGAGGCGGATTCGACCATGGCTTCCATCATTTCCTCGATCTTCGGCACGAAAAACGATCGCGAGATCAAGCGGCTCCGCAAGATCGCCGAGCAGATCGGCACGCTCGAGCCGGATATCCAGTCCCTTTCCGACGAGCGGCTTCAAAAAAAGACGGACGAGTTTCGCGAGCGCCTGACCCGGGGCGAAACCGTCGAGGACATCCTGCCCGAGGCGTTCGCCGTCGTGCGCGAGGCGGCCAAACGCGCGCTCGGCATGCGGCCGTTCGACGTGCAGCTCATCGGCGGCCTCGTCCTGCACGAGGGCCGGATCGCCGAGATGAAAACCGGCGAGGGCAAGACGCTTGTCGCCACGCTGCCCGTCTATCTCAACGCGCTGACCGGCGAGGGCGTGCACGTCGTGACGGTCAACGACTACCTCGCCCGCCGCGACGCGGAGTGGATGGGGCGCGTTTACCGCTTTCTCGGGCTCACCGTCGGCACGATCTATCACGGTCTTTCCGACGTGGAGCGGCGCGAGGCGTACGCGTGCGACGTCACTTACGCCACCAACAACGAGCTGGGATTCGACTATCTGCGCGACAACATGAAGCTGAATCCCACGTCGTTCGTGCAGCGCGGATTCCATTTCGCCGTGGTGGACGAGGTCGATTCGATTCTGGTGGACGAAGCGCGCACGCCGCTCATCATCTCCGGCGCGACGGAGGATTCGACCGACAAATATTACGTCATCGACCGCGTCATCCCGCGCCTTGGCAAGGACGAGGATTACACCGTCGACGAGAAGCACCGCTCCTCGATTCTCACCGAGTCCGGAGTCGAGCGCGTGCAAAGCGCGCTCGGCGTCGAGAACATCTACGACCCGGACCAGATCGAGACGCTTCACCACGTGCAGCAGGCGCTGAAGGCGCACACGCTTTTCGCGCGCGACAAGGATTACGTGGTCAAGGACGGCGAGGTCATCATCGTCGACGAGTTCACCGGCCGTCTCATGCCCGGTCGGCGCTACTCCGACGGCCTGCACCAGGCGCTGGAGGCGAAGGAGGGCGTCACGATCGAGAACGAAACGCAGACCCTCGCCTCGATCACGTTCCAGAATTTCTTCCGCATGTACGACAAGCTCTCGGGCATGACCGGCACGGCGGACACGGAGGCGGTGGAGTTCAAGAAAATCTACGACCTGGATGTCGTTGTCGTTCCGACGCACATGCCGATGATCCGCGAGGACGAGGCGGACACGATCTACCGCAGCGCCAAGGAGAAATTCAACGCGGTGGTGCGTCACATCAAGGAGACGAACGAAAAGGGTCAGCCGATGCTCGTCGGCACCATCAGCATCGAGAAAAACGAGATGCTCTCCCTGATGCTCAAACGCGCGGGGGTGCCCCACGAAATTCTGAACGCCAAGAACCACGGGCGCGAGGCGGAGATCGTCGCGCAGGCGGGGCGCAAGGGCGCGGTGACGCTGGCGACGAACATGGCCGGCCGCGGCACGGACATCGTGCTTGGCGGCAACGCGAAGTTCATGGCGATCAGCCAGTGGCGCAAGGATCACGACGACGGCGCGGTCCTCGACGAGGATTCCGGCGAGTACAAGGCGATCCTGGCGGAGAAGAAAAAGCTCTGCGACGCCGAACGCGAAGAGGTGCTGAAACTCGGCGGGCTTTACGTGATCGGCACGGAGCGCCATGAGTCGCGCCGAATCGACAACCAGCTTCGCGGCCGTTCCGGGCGCCAGGGGGATCCGGGCGCGTCGGTGTTTTATCTGGCGCTCGACGACGACCTGATGCGCATCTTCGGCTCCGAGCGCATGGACAGCATGCTCGCGCGCCTCGGCGTGAAGGAAGACGAGCCGATCTTCCACCCGTGGATCAGCAAGGCGATCGAAAACGCGCAAAAGAAGGTCGAGGGCCACAATTTCGACATCCGCAAGCGCCTTCTCGAATACGACGACGTCATGAACAAACAGCGCGAGGTCGTATATGAGCAGCGCCGGCGCGTATTGACCGGCGAGGATCTCGCCGAGGAGTATCTCGGCGCGATCGAGGACATCGCGTCAGGCCAGGTGGCGGAGTTCATCGACGAGAAGACATATCCCGAGGAATGGCCGTGGGAGGAATTGCGCGAGGTGTTCCGCTCGCGCTTTGGCGCGGAGCTTCCGGCCTACGACGAGGAGGCGCGCCTTGGCATGACGCCCGAGGCCGTGCGCGAGGATGCCATCGCCGCGGTAAAGGCGGCCTACCAGGCCAAGGAAAGGGAAGTCGGCGAGACGATCATGCGCGACGCGGAGCGCTTCTTCCTGTTGACGACGATCGACGTCAACTGGAAGGACCATCTGCTCAATATGGACCATCTGCGCGACGGCATCGGGCTGCGCGGTTATGGCCAGATCAATCCGCTGCTCGCGTACAAGAAGGAAGGTTTCGACATGTTCGAGGATATGGGCAACCGCATCCGCGAACAGGCGCTCGAAAAGATTTTGCGCTTCGAGGTGAAAGAGCCGGACGAACAAATGTTTCAGCGGCGGCGGCGCGCGCCGGCCCGGCCTCTCAGTTACGGGCGCGAGGCGCTGGTACGGCAGCAAGCGCGCGAAGCGACGCCGGAAAAATCCAAGGGCGTCACCGTGCGGCGCGCGGCGGCGAAGGTTGGCCCGAACGATCCGTGCCCGTGCGGCTCCGGGAAAAAGTACAAGAAATGCTGCCGCGACAAGGACAAGGCCGCGGGCCTCGCGGTGTGACGGAGAAGGCTGGGACGCTGGAAGGCTGGAAGGCTGAAAGGCTGAAACGCTCGAAGGCCATCGCAATGGGCGCGCGGATCTGCGTTCGCGCAGTCCATTTTGTCCATCCTGTCCATCAAGTCCATCGTGTCCATCGGGCACGCGCGGGGTCACGGCGTTCGCTTTTTTCGTGCGAGGACGCGCCGCCGTGATCTTGCGATGACCTTTCAGCCGTTCGGACTTCCAGACTTCCAGACTGTGCGACTTCCAGCTTTCCAATCCATCCGCCGCCGGGTGACGCGCGCGCGCGCCCTTCCTATAATGCGCCGCAAGGAGGCTTCCCCCCTATGGCGGTGACCGGTGTCGACCACGCGGCGCTGACGGTGTCGGATCTCGCGCGCAGCGTCGAGTTCTATCGCGGCGCGTTCGGGCTTCGCCTTCTGCGTTCCGAGACGCTCGATCCGCGCATCGTGCATCGGGTTTTCGGCCTCGCGGGCGTGGAGGTCGTGCGCGCGGACCTGCGCGCGGGGCGCACCGGGCGGTTGACGCTCTATTGGTTCGCCTCCGGCGGCAAGGACCCGATCCGCGACGATTTCGACCGCCTCGGGATTCAGTTCGTCGCGCTTAGCGTGGACGATCTGGACGACGCGCTCGGCCGCGTGGCGCATCTTGGCGGCGAGGTTCTCACGGAGCCGGCGAGCGATCGGCCCGGCCACCGCGCTGCGTTCGTTCGCGATCCCGACGGCGCGATCTTGCAACTTCTGGAAACGCCATTTTCGCTTTCGCCCGTGGGACGCATCTATGCGCGCGGACGCCGGCTCGTGGAGCGCCTCAGCCAGCCGGCGATGGCGGGCACGGCGGTGTCGCGAAAGGCGCACCCACGTCAGTGACGAATTACGAGTGTCGAGTGTCGAGTGTCGAACGGGCGAGCGACTAGAAATTTCAAGGACGTGGTCCATGAAACACGACAATCTCCGCGAGCGAACATCGGCGATGGCGTTGCGCATCGTTCGCCTTGCCGAATCACTCCCGAAGTCCCGCTCGGCGGATGTCATGGCCCGGCAACTATTGCGTTCGGGTACGTCGGTGGCGGCGAACTATCGCGCGGCATGCCGCGCGAAATCGAAGAACGATTTCATTTTCAAGTTGGGCATCGTCGAGGAAGAGTGTGACGAATCGCTGTTCTGGATGGAACTCTTGATAAAAAGTGGTTTCGTTAAAGACGAACGAATTGCGGACCTGGTGAACGAGACATCGGAGATACTAAAGATTGTCGTCACTTCCCGAAAAACAGCGAAGTCACGCTGAGGCTTGTTGCGACGACCACTCGTCACTCGACACTCGGAATTCGACACTAGGGCAGCGTCTGATCCAGCGCCAATAGAACGTCGAGCAGAAGCTGCTTGATTCCGTCGTAGCCGGGGTCGGCGTAGAAGTCGCCGATGTCGATGCGCGTGATGGCCCAGTCGGGAATGACTGGCGGCAGGCCGAAGTAGCGCAGAATCGGGTTGAGGTCCGCGAGCGGGAACGGATTGTCGTTCGCCGGATCGACGTCCTTGGCGGTGTCGTCCCAGAAGGCGTCGCGCAGGTCGCGCGACATCTCGACCAGTCCCTCGAACAGAAGCATCTCGTCGTCGGACAACGCGCCGTATGACGGCAACACGAACGGTTCGCCGTCGTCCCATGTGAACGATCCGTTGGCGTCGAAATACGACAACACGTCGTCCTCGGGGTTGTCGGTCTCCACGCGGATCGCGTCGGCCATCGCCGCAAACGCGCCGAAGCCGTCGCCGAGCGTCAGGCCGGCGAGCTGAAAGTCCGGAACATTCGCCGGCGGCAGCGTCAGGAAATCCGGAAAGGCGTCGTTGGTCAGCATATCGATCAGAAGGTCGACGATGGCGCCGAGTTTCTCGTCGTCGGGCAGGCCGCTGTCGAGAATGTCCATGATGACAAAGACTGCGGACACGTCGGTGTCGAGCGATATCGCGGTCAGGTGGCGGAACACGCCGGAGAACAGCGCCGCGAACGCATGCGCCGCGTGCAGCTCGCCGGAGTCGAACTGCGTCGAAAGCGTGGCGACATGCTCGAAGTGCAGGAAGATCGGGATGCCGTCGTGCGTGAATTGCGGATCGCCAAGCGCGAGCGCGATGCCGGCATAATCGGCAAGCTCCGCCGCGCGATCGACGACCAGGCCGTCGGCGACGATCTGCAGCACGGTGTCGAGCAGATTGTCTTCCTCGGCCGCGACCGGGCCGCCGTAATCGAGCACGGACAGCACGTAGTCGTAGATGATGCCGAACACGTCGAATTCGTGAACGGCGTTCGACATCACCACGCCGAAGCTCGTCTCGGGGTGCGCCGGGTCAAGGGCGTACGCGGCGAGAAAGTCGAGAC
It contains:
- a CDS encoding carboxypeptidase-like regulatory domain-containing protein, producing MLVGVGPILPVDCGDAQGNPANPSPDDYSCEDQEQNPICFDQISAGDSMWESPTEYTEGFPDDFDDCVGGTVNYEHSMLWNFTSVAARAVNLFDKVFDAGSDADLHLTNGQLQTIGYSAGAVTGLLLNTFDNRPLATIAVSGGGALWDVINQGGAWWGHVLRSASYGATYTPDDSLDCEDLASNPQSFSAADNRACCTGLYLDPTRIAQSPDPGFTHQNPVLLVSGALDEAYPVAGYRKTIETIGTQVDIERFLIGDLDHGYFIKVPPWRLQIPPGGIPQWNIDPNTFEVFGNFDPLSLPLFQLQFAANRSRKTIAAFYQRKIASQAYLPSPDPAYSDVDVETTQAGETLYHLRSCYPSNQSPAPISVRWNVSVDEFWHVLPACGGIHDNGRYIVTEDGTSSAGEYAYNEGCYESDAYIDKCVDPLWLDTRDVFQGVNQAISGQPAPPTGYTCRDYTIEFDNGTTAPTRFWAWPEFRYFLPQSGGKFQYLVTTGELIEAMSGEDPPLDSCIRPKPQDESMDEQINNFFLAGNYYDDPPEEPDDWISGYVVEFITDEAIEGAVVEAVNNETGESFATPVTAETDAQGDFYLSGIPDGVGVVGIKVSYSGHLDTYIFHRETGMSDFAYISAPVDVIEGFADQVSVDPDLVYKGVIFGYTIAVDDTSDEPIGCAEIRFETSHPDVYYAGLDGETPALTTLRDPGDDGPQTGEGTHPDVSGFFVFDVDPGMYLASASIPGHTIDVLVPAVPAGSLVEVGIEYRVDSVSTSNHTPGWCPLDTDLSGTIVDLFPKGLLEGVTVEAVSNVDGSSFDPQVTAETDANGYFELENIPESARERVAILTSLTDYLDTYTYHVSTRDDGGEFYLVGEDDMSLLAGIRGVTPDYENKGFMVGAAYYFDGLDYEPVGCAEAIFDPSVSSILYLYDDGYGLSTARDITSGGPYNGEGTWIETPVFVAFNMTPGEYDVDVAADGGTLEANFPDIPAGAVALTIKYFEAPEFEANPTGTWCTE
- a CDS encoding formyl transferase; the encoded protein is MENDSAPTGITPIYAPQSGRPMRVAAFMSGTGTNLIKILEYQQLLAAREGEAPYAVTLIVTDRRASRADEIGKRYGIPAVINDIAEFYAARGKTDRKDLSLRPDFDRATLAAISDFPIDVVALAGYMSIVTAPLLTDFPGRMLNVHPGDLRVRDAGHRRYTGANAVARAIRAGERFLRSSVHLVRERVDYGELLMLSRPMRVDLPEGVTPLILAQPEKKELLREIADENQDMLKRVGDWVIYPKTLELVARGRFAFDRNGQLLFDGRPIPEGVALEQDADADRL
- a CDS encoding IMP cyclohydrolase — its product is MTDLKKAYREILGDHFPDKLRVVYGEGAGEQTLFYEKAGWEIDGEMRGLRYGENPGQEAAMYRLVNGQLALGEVTSIAPGRHLASDVELLQSGKHPGKINLTDADNALAILRWFADRPACVILKHNNPCGAAIGTSLADAYVKADMADRVAAFGGCIGLTRPVDKETAQEIARRYAEVVVAPEYEDGAFEILAARKNLRIMRIGRMDRLAEFATQRFVDFKSLIDGGLILQWSHAPAIRTTEQLQPAATEHKGTKHAIKREPTTKEKDDMLFGWLLETGITSNSVVYVKDLVTVGIGTGEQDRVGVAEIARDKAYRKLADRICFQRLGMSFYELQARDPERARQIQSDAAELRGGIDGAAMISDGFFPFRDGVDVGLSEGVRAVIQPGGSVNDYQVIEACNEVGATMVFTGERLFKH
- the pcnB gene encoding polynucleotide adenylyltransferase PcnB, with the protein product MIVPRGRHSISRRDIDEDALKVMYRLRKHGYLAYLVGGGVRDILLERRPKDFDIATDARPEEVRAIFRNSRLIGRRFQLVHVFFFGGKIIEVSTFRRSVPFADDEDPCPESEQKKRQLPSTENTFGSAYEDAMRRDITINALFYNIEDFSIIDYVGGMDDLRAGVIRAVGCPHRSFGEDPVRMLRVIRHAARTGFEIDANTRDAIAMHREKICRCAAARVREEFLRELRGGVSRRSFELMMETGFLAHLFPAYAPILSGPDGAETTDYLLSNLQGIDRLVAAGENLPDPMLVSALVAPFVVHHHVMERAEGVKRLASFVHDDVRETIRPIIRDFGLSRGHAEAICQNITGKMLLTHYADLDREIPRSLWAKSYFLDGFTLYRIEAEGRDQPIGPRVAQAAAKAEERLRQSRLANGHADDDPGERPKRSRSRGGRGRRRRRPPASTDAAS
- a CDS encoding peptidoglycan DD-metalloendopeptidase family protein, with amino-acid sequence MSKKPNDRLTILILPQGEGAPRRLEIRRSTITRVAMAAGLAALGFGVGVLDYVSARMELAVAERQTGDLKKQVRRERQGVEERQRQLAVLRDEVMKLRRAVTATAGLERDIRREQGIAAYGEPLIATGGVDAKLPLDDSFETHDIVRMRQAMAAIARDSEENFAGLTKLRRYFRSRRGEIADRPSMWPVRGWVTSEFGVRSSPFTGEIGMHEGLDIAAPIGTVINAPAAGRAIFVGHHPGFGNYIVVDHGGGVTTHYGHLAQTLATEGAPVERGTPLGLVGSTGRSTGPHLHYEVRVMDIPVNPHGYLPAYLAEIAPASPQGP